CGGATCGGCGAGGCCCTTGTCGGAGCAACTGATTTGCGCCTCTGGAATACTGGATCGCCCGGCCAAGCCGGGCGATGACGGCGGAGAAAGCGTCAAAGCATTGAACTCAAAACGCCGTATAGCCGCCGTCGATCACGAGGCAGTCGGCGGTGTGGTAGGACGACGCACTGCTCATGAGGTAGACCGCGATGCCGCCGAAATCGGAGGGTTCGCCGAAGCGGCGCACCGGAATCCGCGGCAGCACCGCGCCGACGAATTTCTCGTCCGCCAGCACGCGCGCCGTCATGTCGCTCCTGATCCAGCCCGGCAGGATGGCATTCGCGGTGACGCCGTATCGCGCCAGTTCCACTGCGAGCGCGCGGCAGAGCGCGTTCAGCGCCGCCTTGGTTCCGGCATAGTGCTCGTTGCGCGCGGTGCCGTAGAGCGAGGCCAGACTAGAGGTCGCCACCAGCCGGCCGAACGGATCGCCGGCTTGCGCGCGCTCGGTCATGTGGCGCGCGGCGGCCTGGAAGGCGTGGAACACGCCGTCGAGATTGGTCGCAAACATCGTGCGCCATTCCTGCTCGGTGCGCTCGATGAAGGGTTTTCGGCCGCCGCCGCCGATGCCGGCGTTGGCGAAGCAGCCGTCGACGCGGCCGAAGCGGCCGAGCGTCGCGGCCATCGCCGCGTTCACGGAGGCCGGGTCGGTGACGTCGCAGACCTGGGTATCGACCTTGCCGGGACCCGCAGCCATCGTCGCCGACGCGCTCCTGTTCTTCTCGGCATTGCGGCCCCAGATCGAGACGTTGCAGCCACTGGACGCAAGAGCCTGCGCGATGCCAAGCCCAATACCGCCATTACCGCCGGTGATGACCGCGACGCGGCCGGTGAGGTCGAACAGGTTCATGGGCGTTTCCGTCGGTTTTGAATGATGCGCATCCACGCATTCGAATGCTTGCAACAAGCATGGACAAGGGCTCCGCAAAAATCAAATATGGATGCGAGAAACAATCCGAAGTGCCGCAACACGGAAATAGGCGGCACACAGCCTTTGCGAGGAAACCATGCAATTCAAGCACGTCACGCTCGATTTCGACGGATCGGTCGCGATCCTCAAGCTCGACCATCAGGAGGTGATGAATGCGGTGTCGCTCGACATGCTTGGCGGGCTCGCCGAGGCGATGGATGCGATCGATGATCGCAAGTCGGAGGTGCGCTGTCTCGTCCTGACGGGAGCGGGGCGCGCGTTCTGCACCGGCGCAAACTTGCAGGGCCGCAACGCCAACGCGAAGCCCGGCCGCAGCAATGCGGGAGCGGCGCTCGAGACCGCGTTCCATCCGTTCCTGCGCCGCCTGCGCAATCTGCATTGCCCCATCGTCACCGCCGTCAACGGGCCTGCCGCCGGCGCCGGGATGAGCTTTGCCTTGATGGGCGACATGATCCTGTGCGCGCGCTCGGCCTATTTCCTGCAAGCCTTCCGCCGCATTGGTCTGGTGCCCGACTGCGGCTCGACCTGGCTGTTGCCGCGCCTGATCGGCCGCGCCCGCTCGATCGAGTTGTCGCTGATGGGCGAGAGGCTGCCGGCCGAGAAGGCGCTGGAGTGGGGTCTCGTCAACCGCGTCCATGAGGATGCGGCGCTGATGGAGGAGGCGATGAAGCTCGCGCATGACCTCGCCAACGGGCCGACCGTCGCGCTGTCGCTGATCCGAAAGCTCTATTGGGAAAGCCCGGAAAATTCCTTCGAGGATCAGCTCAACCTCGAGTTCCAGTCGCAGCGCATCGCGGGCGCGACGGAAGATTTCCGCGAAGGCGTCG
This genomic interval from Bradyrhizobium sp. NP1 contains the following:
- a CDS encoding enoyl-CoA hydratase/isomerase, whose protein sequence is MQFKHVTLDFDGSVAILKLDHQEVMNAVSLDMLGGLAEAMDAIDDRKSEVRCLVLTGAGRAFCTGANLQGRNANAKPGRSNAGAALETAFHPFLRRLRNLHCPIVTAVNGPAAGAGMSFALMGDMILCARSAYFLQAFRRIGLVPDCGSTWLLPRLIGRARSIELSLMGERLPAEKALEWGLVNRVHEDAALMEEAMKLAHDLANGPTVALSLIRKLYWESPENSFEDQLNLEFQSQRIAGATEDFREGVGAFLEKRPAKFKGK
- a CDS encoding SDR family oxidoreductase translates to MNLFDLTGRVAVITGGNGGIGLGIAQALASSGCNVSIWGRNAEKNRSASATMAAGPGKVDTQVCDVTDPASVNAAMAATLGRFGRVDGCFANAGIGGGGRKPFIERTEQEWRTMFATNLDGVFHAFQAAARHMTERAQAGDPFGRLVATSSLASLYGTARNEHYAGTKAALNALCRALAVELARYGVTANAILPGWIRSDMTARVLADEKFVGAVLPRIPVRRFGEPSDFGGIAVYLMSSASSYHTADCLVIDGGYTAF